Proteins encoded together in one Hevea brasiliensis isolate MT/VB/25A 57/8 chromosome 16, ASM3005281v1, whole genome shotgun sequence window:
- the LOC110639251 gene encoding cytochrome P450 71B10 yields MKKTQMASPTWLPPLLLVIPLLFYILKKRLQAMRSQSKHQPPGPPGIPIIGNLHQLGKLRHQSLWQFSKKYGPVMLIQLGRVPTLIISSADAAKEVLKTHDLNTCSRPLLAGTGKLSYNYLDIAFTPYGDYWREMRKICVLELFSAKRVQSFQFVREEEVDLLINSISNFSSSATPVDLSEKILSLTANITCRAAFGKSFQERGFSHERFQEIIHEGMAMLGIFSAADFFPCVGWIVDRLTGLHARLERNFQEFDAFYQQVIDDHIQKRSKQHRQEDFIDVLLEMGRFQTESAAIQLSQDHIKAILMNIFLAGVDTGAITMVWAMAELARHPRVMRKAQEEIRTCIGNKRTVSENDIDKLVYLKMVVKETMRLHPPSTLLVPRETMSKFSINGYEIQPKTRIQVNVWAIGRDPKIWRNPEEFFPERFIDNPIDFRGQHYELLPFGGGRRGCPGISMGIVTVELALANLLFCFDWKLPYNMKEEDLNMEEAAGLTTYKKEALMLVPIKHQPA; encoded by the exons ATGAAAAAAACGCAAATGGCTTCTCCTACATGGCTGCCTCCTCTTCTTCTTGTCATTCCTTTATTATTCTATATCTTGAAAAAGAGACTTCAAGCTATGAGATCACAGAGCAAGCACCAACCTCCAGGGCCTCCAGGCATTCCAATCATAGGCAATTTGCACCAACTTGGGAAATTGCGTCATCAATCTCTATGGCAGTTCTCCAAGAAATACGGTCCTGTGATGCTTATCCAACTTGGTCGTGTACCCACACTTATTATCTCCTCTGCAGATGCAGCTAAGGAGGTCTTGAAGACCCATGACCTCAATACTTGCAGTAGACCTCTCCTGGCTGGGACAGGAAAGCTATCCTACAACTATCTTGATATAGCCTTCACTCCCTATGGAGATTACTGGAGAGAGATGCGAAAGATTTGTGTTCTTGAGCTATTTAGTGCCAAGAGAGTGCAGTCATTTCAATTTGTTAGAGAAGAAGAGGTTGATTTGCTTATCAATTCCATCTCCAATTTTTCTTCCTCTGCCACTCCTGTTGATCTCAGTGAGAAGATATTGTCTCTCACTGCGAACATAACTTGTAGAGCAGCTTTTGGGAAGAGTTTTCAAGAGAGAGGGTTCAGCCATGAAAGATTCCAAGAAATTATTCATGAAGGTATGGCAATGCTTGGGATCTTCTCTGCAGCTGATTTCTTTCCTTGTGTGGGCTGGATTGTTGATAGACTCACAGGCCTCCATGCAAGGCTTGAAAGGAACTTTCAAGAATTTGATGCTTTCTACCAGCAGGTGATAGATGATCACATCCAAAAGCGAAGCAAACAGCATAGACAGGAAGATTTTATCGATGTTTTGCTTGAGATGGGGAGATTTCAAACTGAATCTGCTGCAATTCAATTGTCCCAAGATCATATTAAAGCGATTCTCATG AACATATTCCTGGCCGGAGTCGATACGGGAGCAATAACCATGGTTTGGGCCATGGCAGAGCTTGCTAGACACCCTAGAGTTATGAGAAAAGCACAAGAAGAAATCAGAACTTGCATTGGAAATAAAAGAACAGTCTCTGAAAATGACATTGATAAGCTTGTATACCTAAAGATGGTAGTGAAAGAAACAATGAGACTGCACCCACCAAGCACACTACTAGTTCCaagagaaaccatgtccaaattcAGCATCAATGGCTATGAGATTCAGCCCAAGACTCGAATCCAAGTCAATGTGTGGGCAATAGGAAGGGACCCCAAGATTTGGAGAAACCCAGAAGAGTTCTTTCCGGAGCGGTTCATAGACAATCCCATTGACTTTAGAGGGCAGCATTATGAATTGTTACCATTTGGTGGTGGCAGGAGAGGCTGTCCTGGAATCTCTATGGGAATAGTTACAGTGGAGCTTGCACTTGCAAACCTTCTCTTTTGTTTTGATTGGAAGTTGCCTTATAATATGAAGGAGGAAGATCTCAACATGGAAGAGGCTGCTGGTCTTACAACTTACAAGAAAGAAGCTCTAATGCTTGTGCCAATTAAACATCAACCtgcataa